Proteins from a genomic interval of Drosophila melanogaster chromosome 2R:
- the CG6329 gene encoding uncharacterized protein, isoform F, translating to MSPFMEKTLLLLGVLCCIQVTTALMCYDCNSEFDPRCGDPFEPYSIGEVNCSKQEPLEHLKDKYKPTLCRKTVQKIYGKTRIVRGCGYIPDENTDNKCVRRSGTHDVAAIYCSCTKDLCNGANSPAGQWMMLPLIVAAGLALLLNSRHTIRFQSS from the exons ATGTCGCCGTTCATGGAGAAgacgttgttgttgttagGCGTGCTCTGCTGCATACAAG TGACCACTGCCCTGATGTGCTACGACTGCAACAGCGAGTTCGATCCCCGCTGCGGCGATCCCTTCGAGCCGTACTCCATTGGCGAGGTGAACTGCAGCAAACAGGAGCCTCTGGAGCATCTGAAGGACAAATACAAGCCCACCCTGTGCCGCAAAACCGTGCAAAAGA TTTACGGGAAGACCCGGATTGTGCGTGGATGCGGATACATCCCAGACGAAAACACCGACAACAAGTGCGTGAGACGCTCGGGAACCCACGACGTGGCCGCCATCTACTGCTCCTGCACCAAGGATCTGTGCAACGGGGCCAACTCGCCTGCTGGCCAGTGGATGATGCTGCCCCTCATTGTGGCCGCCGGATTGGCGCTCCTGCTGAACTCGAGGCACACAATACGATTCCAGAGCTCGTAA